In the Clostridium gelidum genome, AAAAATAGGAAGTATACAAACTTTAATAATACTCTGTATATCTCTAGCTATGAATCTTAGAACTTTCAATTCCATTCCCCCTATGCACAAATTTATTTAAAATCTTATTTTTTAAGTTATAATCCTTTTTTAAAACTCTTTTAAATATACATATAATAAGCATGACAATCCATGTGAGAATCAAGTAGTTCACAAGACAGTATATCTGTGGAAGAACATCATTAAAGCTTACTCCCATAAGTGATAAATCTCTCATTGGAAATCCATAATATAAAAAAGGAAAAACCTTTGATACAATTTTGAATATATCTGGCATAGACATTAGCGGAAATGTATAACCAGACATTAGGACTGCAGCTTGAATTACAAGTCCAGCATTGCTAGCTGCTGATAACTTATCTTTTAAAATCAACCTAAATATAATACCTAAATTTACTATAATTATGCTAAACAATATAGTAAGTGGTACTGCTGCTATAATTGATCCTCTATAAGGCATTGCAAAATATTTAAATTCTATAATTAAAGCTAAAAAGATTGAAATTGCTCCTATAAGCCCAAACCCAATGCCTTTAATTAATAACAAAATATAATTATCATTTTCTTTTATTACTATGGCTCCAATTATAATCATCCCTACTTGGCAAATTCCAATTACCATCCCTTGAATCAGAAAGTTTGCTACACTTTTTTCTGGATTTCCTAATATAACACTATTAAGTTTTATTGGGATAGCATTATTTGTAGCTTGCTTAGGCAATACTCCAAGCTTTCCTTCCTGAACATTTATTAAATAACCAGCTCTAATAGTACCAAAGATTTCTGCCATTTTAGCTTTAACAGAACCAGATGCTAACATTTCCGTACCATCATAAAAAATCATAACTTTAGGTGATTTACCATCTAATACATCTTTGGAAAATCGTTCTGGTATGATTATACCAGTAACTACTTCTCCCCTCTCAATTAACTTTTTGATATCTTCATCATTATTACTATTATTTGTCACGTTAAACATTTCATTTGTATTTATTTGTTTTACAATATTTTTGCTTAATGACGAATTATCATGATCTACTATTATAGTTGGAATATTCTTTACTGAATGATTAATAAATGTATATTCTAAAAAATAACTACACATACAAGGTACTATTAAGAGCAATAAAACAGAAATTATAATTTCTTTAAATTTTAGAAATACATTCTTAAATTTAATTATTGTTTTCTTCATATTTTCTCTCACATCACTTTCCAAAATCAACAAAAGCTGTCATGTCTGAACGAAGAGGCTTGTCCATATCAACTAATTCAACTTTTACACCATAGGATAATATATCAAATTGCCCATTATCATTTGTTGCCCTCTTTACTGCAAAATCTGCATCTTTATTGATTCTAACTATTTTCCCTTTAAATTCCTCATCTGGATATGCTGGAATTTTTACTGATACCTCTTGATTTAAATCTACTTTAGAAAGATCCGTTTCACGCACATTACATAATATTGAAGGTTTACTCACATCAGTAACTATAACTAGTGGCATTCCTGTTGATACAAGCTCGCCTGCTTTAACATTTAATTGAGTAACTACTCCATCTTCTGGTGCTACAACTGTAGCGTTGCCAATATTTACATTTACTTCATCTAATCCTCCTCGAGCTTGCTTTATTTGGCCTTCTGCAGCTTCAATCGATGCAGAAGCTTGATTCACTTGAGCTTGAGCTGCCTTTATGTCTTCCGGTCTAACAGCACTTAGCGCTATATCGTATTTAGCTTTTGCTACTTTTAATTGAGTTTCCACATTATCCAAATCTGATTGGCTAATAGATTTTTCTTCAAATAAAACTTTAAGCCTATCATAAGTTACTTGTGCAAGATCATAACCTGCTTTAGCTTGAGCTATTTCTTCAGGTCTTGCACCATTTTGAGCCTCTTCAAGCTTTGCACTTGCAGCATCTCTAGCTGCTTTTGCTGCATTTGCTTGACCAGTTGCTGCTTCTATCTGTGCTTGAACTTGATATTGCTTAGTTGTAAGTATATCGCTATTAATTATAAGTAGAACATCACCCTTTTTTACATTATCACCTTCATTTACCTTCACTTCTTTAACCTCTCCTGGAATTTGAGAATTTACATTTATATCTGTCATGTCAACATTTGATTGTATTATTAAATTACTAGTACTTTGCTTTACTAACTTATCTCCTGTAAGTGTTGATACAGAAGCACACCCAGTAAATCCATTAATTGTAGCTAGTAAAACTGATAATAATACTATTTTTTTTATTTTCATAAAGCTCCTCCTTACATTCATTATCTAACTTTTGAATAAATGCTACTTTCATAAATAAACAACTACATTATATTTTTTCTTCGATTAAATTTCATATAATTGCATAATTAATTACATCTATTCCTCATTTGTAAAAATGTGTATTGACATAAAGTTTATTATTGACTATCATCTATATATG is a window encoding:
- a CDS encoding ABC transporter permease, encoding MKKTIIKFKNVFLKFKEIIISVLLLLIVPCMCSYFLEYTFINHSVKNIPTIIVDHDNSSLSKNIVKQINTNEMFNVTNNSNNDEDIKKLIERGEVVTGIIIPERFSKDVLDGKSPKVMIFYDGTEMLASGSVKAKMAEIFGTIRAGYLINVQEGKLGVLPKQATNNAIPIKLNSVILGNPEKSVANFLIQGMVIGICQVGMIIIGAIVIKENDNYILLLIKGIGFGLIGAISIFLALIIEFKYFAMPYRGSIIAAVPLTILFSIIIVNLGIIFRLILKDKLSAASNAGLVIQAAVLMSGYTFPLMSMPDIFKIVSKVFPFLYYGFPMRDLSLMGVSFNDVLPQIYCLVNYLILTWIVMLIICIFKRVLKKDYNLKNKILNKFVHRGNGIESSKIHS
- a CDS encoding HlyD family secretion protein, with translation MKIKKIVLLSVLLATINGFTGCASVSTLTGDKLVKQSTSNLIIQSNVDMTDINVNSQIPGEVKEVKVNEGDNVKKGDVLLIINSDILTTKQYQVQAQIEAATGQANAAKAARDAASAKLEEAQNGARPEEIAQAKAGYDLAQVTYDRLKVLFEEKSISQSDLDNVETQLKVAKAKYDIALSAVRPEDIKAAQAQVNQASASIEAAEGQIKQARGGLDEVNVNIGNATVVAPEDGVVTQLNVKAGELVSTGMPLVIVTDVSKPSILCNVRETDLSKVDLNQEVSVKIPAYPDEEFKGKIVRINKDADFAVKRATNDNGQFDILSYGVKVELVDMDKPLRSDMTAFVDFGK